A stretch of the Cyprinus carpio isolate SPL01 chromosome B4, ASM1834038v1, whole genome shotgun sequence genome encodes the following:
- the lrguk gene encoding LOW QUALITY PROTEIN: leucine-rich repeat and guanylate kinase domain-containing protein (The sequence of the model RefSeq protein was modified relative to this genomic sequence to represent the inferred CDS: substituted 1 base at 1 genomic stop codon) yields MTQSVHTTTMKNDGELTEDDVFDCLSILGQSASGLQHTYLCLSVPGRDLKNVSILCNYIYLQKLELPYNKIKDLSCVSHMPHLIILDASHNQLTDFFGFQPPKNLKEVNFSHNQMSVMNDLSAYSSLTKLILDYNSFSAIRGLEKCKRLSHLSLAHNNISRIRGLDHLPLRKLCLRGNLIQKIENLQTLRNLQVLDLSCNQIQSLSGLQNLHLLGNINLESNLISEVKEAAHLHGLMLLREINLLRNPVQDQDDYRLAVIFLLQHLIILDQHTITAEEKVSAVNKYDPPLEVIAARDHMTHLVYQLMQPQVIFDSTLPSLDAPYPMLVLTGPQACGKRELAHKLCQEFSDYFAYGACHTTRGPYYGEEDGSDYHFVTEEEFQNMIQMGQFVQTMQYGGHWYGLSREAIEHVAHEGLACCVHMELEGVYSLKNSYFEPRYVLLIPTVVDNYVCFLKARGFYSSAQMETAVSRIDLYSKTNRELPGFFDNIIPCDDRAEAYQTLKQLVKEYLGLEEHGGEGDSSSVTPDNTSTNATGELLAANTTEATDLMDSYSRNYQNKIQAQMTPQQTPAEMASNNRRQQLIREALSGKSPGAYAELFQRSAPTAPSSLASQSRPPPGPSSSPMRPVGLSAPDPDEDSSSDESRASSGLSMRSSAGVLSAAQGSDAGSGPNVEPLDMFMLGQDQDSLIGHMDTGLTPDAPRSVSERVSPTLPSSPGRPGANVKPVLPPIPSGRKTNDSGSKQXLTGQRAREGIDSEILAHHVSVSGKNRFLQ; encoded by the exons ATGACACAGTCAGTACACACAACAACAATGAAG AATGATGGTGAATTAACGGAGGACGACGTGTTTGACTGCCTGTCCATCCTGGGACAGTCAGCTAGCGGACTCCAGCACACTTAcctttgcctctctgtgcca GGGCGAGACTTGAAAAATGTCTCCATTCTATGCAATTACATCTATCTACAAAAGCTAGAGCTTCCCTACAATAAAATCAAAG ATCTATCCTGCGTGAGTCACATGCCACACCTCATCATACTGGATGCTTCCCACAACCAACTCACCGATTTCTTTGGATTCCAGCCGCCAAAGAATCTCAAG GAGGTAAATTTCTCACACAACCAGATGTCAGTAATGAATGATCTTTCTGCATATTCCTCTTTGACCAAACTGATTCTTGACT ATAATTCATTTAGTGCCATCAGGGGGCTGGAAAAGTGCAAAAGGCTCTCACACCTCAGCCTGGCCCATAACAACATCTCCCGCATTAGGGGTCTGGACCATCTGCCTCTCAGAAAGCTCTGCCTG agGGGGAATTTGATACAAAAGATTGAGAATCTCCAGACTCTACGCAACCTGCAGGTTCTAGATCTGTCCTGTAACCAGATTCAAAGCCTCTCGGGTCTCCAGAACCTCCATCTCCTGGGAAACATCAACCTTGAGAGCAATCTG ATCAGTGAGGTAAAGGAAGCTGCACATTTGCATGGCCTGATGTTGTTGAGAGAAATTAATCTCCTCAGAAACCCAGTGCAG GACCAGGATGACTATAGACTAGCAGTGATATTCCTCCTTCAGCACCTCATAATTCTGGATCAACACACTATAACTGCAGAGGAGAAG GTGTCTGCCGTGAACAAGTATGACCCTCCTCTGGAAGTGATCGCAGCCAGAGATCACATGACCCACTTGGTATACCAGCTCATGCAACCTCAGGTTATTTTTGACAG C ACTCTCCCCAGTCTGGATGCTCCATACCCCATGCTGGTCCTCACTGGCCCGCAGGCCTGTGGGAAGAGGGAACTAGCCCATAAGCTGTGCCAGGAGTTCAGTGACTATTTCGCTTATGG tgccTGCCACACCACCAGGGGGCCCTATTATGGGGAAGAGGATGGGTCTGACTATCACTTTGTCACTGAGGAAGAATTTCAGAACATGATTCAAATG GGACAGTTCGTCCAGACGATGCAATACGGAGGACATTGGTATGGCTTGTCGCGGGAAGCTATTGAGCATGTGGCTCACGAAGGTCTTGCCTGCTGTGTGCATATGGAACTAGAG GGAGTGTATAGTTTGAAGAACTCTTATTTTGAGCCCCGTTACGTCTTGCTGATCCCCACTGTTGTTGATAATTACGTCTGCTTTCTGAAAGCAAGAGGATTCTACAGCAGTGCTCAGATGGAAACAGCTGTGTCTCGTATTGATTTGTATTCCAAGACCAACAGAGAATTACCTGGCTTCTTTGACAACATTATCCCTTGTG ATGATCGTGCTGAGGCCTACCAGACTTTAAAACAGCTGGTGAAGGAGTACTTGGGTCTTGAGGAGCATGGAGGAGAAGGTGACAGCAGCTCAGTCACACCTGACAACACTTCCACAA ACGCAACTGGCGAGTTACTGGCAGCCAACACGACCGAGGCCACTGACCTCATGGACTCCTACAGCAGAAACTACCAAAACAAAATCCAGGCCCAGATGACCCCTCAGCAGACCCCTGCA gaaatggcttccAATAACAGACGCCAGCAGCTGATTCGAGAAGCTCTGAGCGGGAAGAGTCCTGGTGCTTATGCCGAGCTGTTTCAGAG AAGTGCACCCACAGCTCCATCATCATTAGCCTCTCAGTCCCGGCCCCCACCCGGCCCCTCTTCCTCCCCAATGCGTCCTGTTGGCCTCAGCGCTCCTGACCCCGATGAGGACAGCAG TTCTGATGAATCTCGTGCCAGTTCTGGCCTGTCCATGAGGAGCTCAGCAGGGGTGCTCTCAGCGGCCCAGGGATCAGATGCTGGGTCGGGGCCCAACGTAGAGCCTTTGGATATGTTTATGCTGGGGCAGGACCAGGACTCTCTTATAG GTCACATGGACACTGGTCTGACCCCTGATGCTCCTCGGTCGGTCTCTGAGAGGGTCTCCCCAACACTCCCCTCCTCCCCGGGCCGTCCAGGTGCCAACGTTAAACCAGTCCTTCCGCCCATCCCATCTGGAAGGAAGACCAATGATTCTGGCTCAAAGCAGTAACTAACAGGACAGAGAGCTAGAGAGGGTATAGATAGTGAGATATTAGCACATCATGTGAGTGTTAGCGGCAAAAATAGGTTTTTGCAATAA